From the genome of Thermodesulfobacteriota bacterium:
CTCGCCCCTGCCTGCCGCATGGCCCGATTTAAAGCGCGGCGCCGCAGATTAAGTTTGACGATGCCGATGTCGCACAGGAAAGAGACCGGGAAACTCAAGTAATAGAGGATGGTTTTGAATCCACCCTTATAAGTCGGCTTCAGCGGGAAACAGGCGTCGTTGCCGCCGGTGGCGATGGAGCCGCCGAAATCCATGATGTTGGCATTGGCTTCCATCAGCCAGGACGCCAGGGGCAGGATGGCCGGCACGTTGCGCCAGGGGGAAAAGGGAGCGGCATTGCCGATCGAAGTCCAGGACCGGGGGGGAACGTGTTTCGCCAGGCAGCGGTACATGACATTTTTCCCGGGTGGCAGGCCCAACAGTTGCGCGCAGCGGGCATCCACCGCCAGAATATCAGCCCCGGCGATGATGGTGTGAGGCTTGGCGAAAATGGCTTTCATCTTCACGCCCATCCAGCCGTCGGCCGCGGAATAGGCCGTTACAATGGAAAAATGGACCGGAAAATCATGAATATGAAGAGCGGTCCACGGCCCCACCCGGCGGCGGCAATGATAGGCCCGAACCTTGTCCTGTTCCGGCAGGCAACCGTAAACATTCTTTACGGCGGCCGTATAGTATGAATAAAAGTGGCTCTTTAAACCTGAAAAACTGACACGAAAATCCGCCTCCATCCAGCATTTTCCGGCCGGTGCGGTTTTGCCCCCGAAATCATGGGGAACGGACTCAAGGGTCAGGTCCACCAGCGGCACCCGCGCGTCCACTCCCCCTCCCTGGACGGGGATATCCACCCGGGACTCGTCCCGGTAGTCGGCCACGGCCGCCTCGTCCACATATCCGGCCCGGGCCGCCACCTGGGCCACGGACCGGTTTTCAAACCAGTTGCCATAAAGATTGCCGCTCTCCACCAGGGCCAGGCGGGTGTAGCCTGCGGCCAGCAGCAGGCGCAGCAGGTGAATTACGAAAAAAGGATCGGTATAGGTGCCGATGTCCGCCCGGCGCAGCATCATGGAGATGTTGGGCTTGATGACGATGGAAAAATCCGCCCGGGACTTGCCGGAGGTCTGGCGTGCCTGTTCCAGGGCTTCAAAAAAACGGGCCTCCTTCAGGGTCCGTTCAAACAGGGCGTAACGGTCCCCTTCATGGTCCGTGAAGGCTGCCACGATGTTGTCGTTGCCGGCCTCGCCCTTCTTCCTGTCTGCCTTCATATGAATTCCTGCCTGCAGCTATAATCGCATCATGTCAACATGGAGGTCTGAACAGGCTGTCCAA
Proteins encoded in this window:
- a CDS encoding DUF362 domain-containing protein; translation: MKADRKKGEAGNDNIVAAFTDHEGDRYALFERTLKEARFFEALEQARQTSGKSRADFSIVIKPNISMMLRRADIGTYTDPFFVIHLLRLLLAAGYTRLALVESGNLYGNWFENRSVAQVAARAGYVDEAAVADYRDESRVDIPVQGGGVDARVPLVDLTLESVPHDFGGKTAPAGKCWMEADFRVSFSGLKSHFYSYYTAAVKNVYGCLPEQDKVRAYHCRRRVGPWTALHIHDFPVHFSIVTAYSAADGWMGVKMKAIFAKPHTIIAGADILAVDARCAQLLGLPPGKNVMYRCLAKHVPPRSWTSIGNAAPFSPWRNVPAILPLASWLMEANANIMDFGGSIATGGNDACFPLKPTYKGGFKTILYYLSFPVSFLCDIGIVKLNLRRRALNRAMRQAGARLPFILRHDYIRERMEYFSFDDIKDFIRLAACRPKEKVCFSGHYLFLDGRETTFNSRFSTAVLAAVEILDYVRTGCGPEGFDALMADLEVLPDACPLCFDPRQPYAFCYR